The Globicephala melas chromosome 13, mGloMel1.2, whole genome shotgun sequence genome includes a region encoding these proteins:
- the PISD gene encoding phosphatidylserine decarboxylase proenzyme, mitochondrial isoform X2 codes for MCQSEARRGPELRAAKWLYFPQLALRRRLGQLSCMSKPALKLRSWPLTVLYYLLPLGALRPLSRVGWRPVSRVALYKSVPTRLLSRAWGRLNQVELPHWLRRPVYSLYIWTFGVNMKEAAVEDLHHYRNLSEFFRRKLKPQARPVCDLHSVISPSDGKILNFGQVKNCEVEQVKGVTYSLESFLGPRIPAEDLPFPPATSCGSFRSQLVTREGNELYHCVIYLAPGDYHCFHSPTDWTVSHRRHFPGSLMSVNPGMARWIKELFCHNERVVLTGDWKHGFFSLTAVGATNVGSIRIYFDRDLHTNSPRYSKGSYNDFSFVTHMNKEGIPMRKGEHLGEFNLGSTIVLIFEAPKDFNFKLKAGQKIRFGEALGSL; via the exons GTTGTACTTCCCCCAGCTGGCCCTGAGGCGAAGGCTGGGACAGCTGAGCTGCATGTCCAAACCCGCCCTGAAACTGCGCTCCTGGCCCCTGACGGTCCTCTACTACCTCCTGCCCCTTGGCGCCCTCAGGCCACTCAGCCGGGTGGGATGGAGACCCGTGAGCAGG GTGGCCCTGTACAAGTCGGTGCCGACGCGCTTGCTATCGCGGGCTTGGGGCCGCCTCAACCAAGTGGAGCTGCCGCACTGGTTGCGCAGGCCCGTCTACAGCCTGTACATCTGGACTTTCGGGGTTAACATGAAGGAGGCCGCCGTGGAGGACCTGCACCACTACCGCAACCTCAGCGAGTTCTTCCGGCGCAAGCTGAAGCCACAGGCCCGGCCAGTGTGCGACCTCCACAGCGTG ATCAGTCCATCGGATGGGAAGATCCTCAACTTCGGGCAGGTGAAGAACTGCGAGGTGGAGCAGGTGAAGGGGGTCACCTACTCACTGGAGTCGTTCCTGGGCCCTCGCATCCCCGCTGAGGACCTGCCCTTCCCACCAG CCACCTCCTGTGGCTCCTTCAGGAGCCAGCTGGTCACCCGAGAAGGGAACGAGCTCTACCACTGCGTCATCTACCTGGCCCCCGGGGACTACCACTGCTTCCATTCCCCCACTGACTGGACTGTCTCCCACCGGCGCCACTTCCCAG GCTCCCTGATGTCCGTGAACCCCGGCATGGCCCGCTGGATCAAAGAGCTTTTCTGCCACAATGAGCGGGTAGTCCTGACTGGGGACTGGAAACACGGCTTCTTCTCACTGACGGCTGTTGGGGCCACCAACGTGGGCTCCATCCGCATCTACTTTGACCGG GACCTGCACACAAACAGCCCACGGTACAGCAAGGGCTCCTACAATGACTTCAGCTTCGTGACGCACATGAACAAGGAGGGCATCCCCATGCGCAAGGGCGAGCACCTGGGCGAGTTCAACCTGGGCTCCACCATTGTGCTCATCTTCGAGGCCCCCAAGGACTTCAACTTCAAGCTGAAAGCGGGACAGAAAATCCGATTCGGGGAGGCTCTGGGCTCTCTCTAG
- the PISD gene encoding phosphatidylserine decarboxylase proenzyme, mitochondrial isoform X3: protein MSKPALKLRSWPLTVLYYLLPLGALRPLSRVGWRPVSRVALYKSVPTRLLSRAWGRLNQVELPHWLRRPVYSLYIWTFGVNMKEAAVEDLHHYRNLSEFFRRKLKPQARPVCDLHSVISPSDGKILNFGQVKNCEVEQVKGVTYSLESFLGPRIPAEDLPFPPATSCGSFRSQLVTREGNELYHCVIYLAPGDYHCFHSPTDWTVSHRRHFPGSLMSVNPGMARWIKELFCHNERVVLTGDWKHGFFSLTAVGATNVGSIRIYFDRDLHTNSPRYSKGSYNDFSFVTHMNKEGIPMRKGEHLGEFNLGSTIVLIFEAPKDFNFKLKAGQKIRFGEALGSL, encoded by the exons ATGTCCAAACCCGCCCTGAAACTGCGCTCCTGGCCCCTGACGGTCCTCTACTACCTCCTGCCCCTTGGCGCCCTCAGGCCACTCAGCCGGGTGGGATGGAGACCCGTGAGCAGG GTGGCCCTGTACAAGTCGGTGCCGACGCGCTTGCTATCGCGGGCTTGGGGCCGCCTCAACCAAGTGGAGCTGCCGCACTGGTTGCGCAGGCCCGTCTACAGCCTGTACATCTGGACTTTCGGGGTTAACATGAAGGAGGCCGCCGTGGAGGACCTGCACCACTACCGCAACCTCAGCGAGTTCTTCCGGCGCAAGCTGAAGCCACAGGCCCGGCCAGTGTGCGACCTCCACAGCGTG ATCAGTCCATCGGATGGGAAGATCCTCAACTTCGGGCAGGTGAAGAACTGCGAGGTGGAGCAGGTGAAGGGGGTCACCTACTCACTGGAGTCGTTCCTGGGCCCTCGCATCCCCGCTGAGGACCTGCCCTTCCCACCAG CCACCTCCTGTGGCTCCTTCAGGAGCCAGCTGGTCACCCGAGAAGGGAACGAGCTCTACCACTGCGTCATCTACCTGGCCCCCGGGGACTACCACTGCTTCCATTCCCCCACTGACTGGACTGTCTCCCACCGGCGCCACTTCCCAG GCTCCCTGATGTCCGTGAACCCCGGCATGGCCCGCTGGATCAAAGAGCTTTTCTGCCACAATGAGCGGGTAGTCCTGACTGGGGACTGGAAACACGGCTTCTTCTCACTGACGGCTGTTGGGGCCACCAACGTGGGCTCCATCCGCATCTACTTTGACCGG GACCTGCACACAAACAGCCCACGGTACAGCAAGGGCTCCTACAATGACTTCAGCTTCGTGACGCACATGAACAAGGAGGGCATCCCCATGCGCAAGGGCGAGCACCTGGGCGAGTTCAACCTGGGCTCCACCATTGTGCTCATCTTCGAGGCCCCCAAGGACTTCAACTTCAAGCTGAAAGCGGGACAGAAAATCCGATTCGGGGAGGCTCTGGGCTCTCTCTAG